Below is a genomic region from Brassica oleracea var. oleracea cultivar TO1000 chromosome C9, BOL, whole genome shotgun sequence.
TTTCAAAAAAAGGAAAAAAATATAGTTTTACTAAAAGATATTTTCTAATTATCTTTGTTATAATAACTAGATTTTGACCGGTATTTTAAAAATACGGACCTTTTTATTTTTCAAAAATATATTAAGTACACATATAAAATATATATGTTTTATATATTTTTATCTTTCAATATGCATAATTTATATTTCTTTGAACACATAAGTAGAAAACGTATTCATTATTTTTAACTGAATTATTTAAATTAGATGAAATCAATATTTTCATATCTATTTTAAACTTGTGGTTTCACCAATGAACCCAGTGAGTTAGATATAAACATGTTTAGAACTAATAAAAACTAATAATTAAAATTTTGTTAAAATATCAAAAAAACCGTTATCAACCCAGGATCTGATACTATGCCATCAAAAGAAAATTGTAATAAAAAAAACTAAAACTATTTAGATGTAATTTCAAAATTAACTTTAAAATAATCATTTTAATTATTTATTATCTTATTTTTTATCATGATTACTAATTTATTATAAAAGTTAATTAAAAAATGTATGTAAAAGATATCATATTTAATTGTATTTTATAAATAAAACATGTATTTATATTTTCTAGTATATCTTGTGTTTTATTATTGTATATATTAAATATTATTATTATTTTGTTTATGGATCAACTACAATCGATTCAATAAACTGTGAATCTAAGAAGTAATTCGGTTTAAAGTATCAATTGAATTTAAAATATTAGATGAAATTAGTTTGTTCAGTTTTTACAAAGTTTAAAATATAATAATTAAGTAATAATTTGAGATTCATTACCTTAGAAATTTTAACTTAACTATATGTCACGGTGGCAAGTTTCAATTTTTTCAAAAAAATAATTTTTATAAAAAATCTTTATTTTCCACTATTTATAATCTGTTTTGCATTATTAAATTTTTAATTCTATAGTCCAATAAAACCGAAATATAAATGATGTGGATCACACAAAGAGATATATGCAATATTTATATTAGGCCTGGGCATAAAATCCGGAACCCGATATCCGAACCGAACTCGAACCGAAAAACCTGATCCGTTATCCGAACCGAAATGTAAAAATATTCGAACGGGTCTTGTAGGATGTACAAAAAATATCCGAACCCGAGTGTTATTAACCGAACCCGAACGGGTAACCTGAAAAATCCGAAATTAATAGTCAATATATATTTTTTGAAATATATATAAGTATTTCAATTATTAAATTCAATATTTGTGGTAATATGATATATAGTAATAAATATTAAAATTTTAATATATGCTTTAAGTACACAAATAGTTATAAAAAGTCTGCTCTCTCTAAAGAAATATGTATTGTTTACAAATGATGTTTATTTTCATCGTTGATTTAACATTTTATTGTTATTTTATCAATTTTATGTGTGAGAGATTAATTTTTATTTAATTTAGATATTTTTTTATGTTTTGCTTCATAACCCGAATATAACCCGAATCCGTACGATATATGATTACTTTATGGGTTTTTGGAGGCAATACAATTTTGAACCGAACCCGAAGTGTTATTATCCGAACCTGATCCGTACTAATAAAATTTTAGTATGGGACCTAGGAACGTAAACCCAAAAACCCGATCCGAACGCCAACGGGTACCCGAACGTCCATGCCTAATTTATATGGAATGTTTATGGTAGTTAGTTAGATAGTGTCCATAAATATTTTTAAAATAATTAATGTTGTTATGAAAGTAATGGAAAAGTCTATCTTTATTCATAACATAGAGGTTCATTATATAGGAGATTACACCGTCATAGATAAATGGAAAGAGTACAAATCATAATCCAACTAAGAAAAAGGAAAACACAAAGACATAAGAAAAAGGAAAAGCTGGCCAACTCTCTCTTCCTTGGGCCGCTGATGGTATAATCTATTGGTTATGAGCCATCCACAATCTGGTTCATAACACTCCCCCTTGGATGTCATAACCATTTAGAGCTTGTAATGTGCTTTAATGTTGCCTCATTAAAACCTTACCAGGAAAACTCAATTGGAACATTCCATCTAAATTATTTAATATAAATTAAAGCAAGGAAAATTAGTTGAAAGTTCTAGTACTCGAAAGATGTATAACTAACAAAGTTTACAAACAAACAAATACGGTCCTAATAATTACATGTCCAGAAATTTCTCAAGAAAATTACATGTCCAGAAGTAAAAGTGTGGTCTATTATCCCAATGGAAAACGTGAAAAGGTTAACAGCTTCATAATTCAAACCAAGCTCCTTGTATACTCTATTTTGGTACTAAAATAAGCTATATATGTGTGTAATAGTTTCTGGTAGTATTCCCCCCTAAAAAATAATCTTATCATATCCTGCCTGGAGATCCACTTAATAGACGTATAGTGGACAGGCTCTGGATACAAGTGCGGTTTACCGAATAAAAAACAATCTGCTAAATAATAGTATGATCATTCGTCATAATAATTTTTAATGTTTTGGTCATTCCTTTGTTAGATTTTTCATGTAGTGTAGATATTATCAAGTCCTTACAAATCATCTATTGAATAGTGCCCTCTTGTATTCTCATAGAAAAATGAGAGAAGGAATACAAATATTTTACATATATCAATCATTGTTGTTTCTTTACTTGAAAGCAATTATGAGAACCCTTTTAGCAGTTTACGGTGCAGTTTTGATTCCTTTTAGCAGTTTGGATTACTAGCATCATCGCTTTAAAGAATAAGCAAGTTATTGAAATTGATGAGTACGTTTATAGAAGTTTATTGTATACGTGAAAGATAGACAATTTCGGATGGGATATACACGATGGATGTGGATGTCAAAGGAACGAGTCTTGATAACGTGAGATGACTTCGAGTTTAAGTTACTCGATTTGGACATGGTCAAAGAAATGTGTATTTACATTGTTGAAAAAGTAAATTGTATGTAGATTATGGGTCCATCAAAAGGTTGAAGTTATCTTAGATAGACTAGTATAGTGTTCAAATACATTAAAATGGAAAAAGATGAACGATGACTTTTTTTTTTTAAGAATTTTAAATTTATTCACTTCAAAAACTTTTGTACAACCTAATGCTACTTTGTGTAGAAAATAAGCCTATAGAAACTTATAGAAACTTTTAAAAGGAAAAAATGAAAGAATCATCTACTCCCAAACCATATCTCCATGGCTTTTTCATGTCTGCCTCCCGCTTGCTTTCGTAAGGAAGAGATCATGTTTCTAATCATCTTATCCAAATGACTAAGAAGGCGAGCAGGGGATTGATGGCTTTCTCCCACCCGGCGAGTGTTCCTCTCATGCCAAATAGCATGGGCTGTCAGTAGCGGAAGAGGAAGTTTTGGTACTATCTTGTAGACCAGTCACCAGTCTTTGCAATAGGACAGACCATTGGGCCGGTACACCTACACCTGCCAGGCCTCTGATTGTTACAATCCAAACTTCCTTGGAGAAAGAGAAATCAAAAAATAAATGGTCTCTCGTTTCAGTAGCTGCTTTGCACAGCCAACAGGTAGAGAAAGCTTGAGGGTTCCACTTGAGAATTCTATCCCCAGTTGATAGTCTGTTGTGTACAGCTAACCACGTGAGGAAGGAAAACTTGAGAGTAGCTTCTTTAAACGAGATCCCTTTGAACCATGGAACATGAGGTGATTGCGCTCTGATCAGGTTCCACGTTTGGGAAGACTCGAAACCTTGTTGGAATACATCATTCTCCCGTTTCCAAAGAGCCATATCATCCTGCTGGCTGAGGCCTAGAGCTCTGAGCCTCAAAATCTCTTGCTCAATTTGCAGCAGGACAGTAGTTATGTGCCTTCTTCTTCGGTAAGATTGGACCGCCCTCTCCACCATAGCGTGTATCGAGACCCCAAGATCTATACAACCCCTTTCACCAGTTAAATTTATCAGCACCCCCAACTGAGACCACTTGTCATACCAGAAGGAAGTCGTTGAACTGTTACAAACTTCCACTCGAGTAAGCGGCATGGCAAGAGGTCTGAGTTTTAACAATTTCTTCCACATCCAAGAGCCTAAAGAACTTGATTCCTTTACACTCCAAAAGGAACCTTTCCTGATGAGATATTTATGTATCCATTGAACCCACATGGATGATCTGGAGGACAGAATACGCCATATCAACTTCATACAGGAAACTCTGTTTACTTCTTCAAGCAATCTCAGCCTTAACCCTCCTTTCTTCGGTTTGCACACATCTGGCCACATAATTTTGGCCTTCTAGGTAGACTTCACCGGGCGAATAGTGGCGAATAAAGATTAACTAAATTGTTGAAACACTAAAAAATCAAATGAAACAAGAAAGAATCAAATATAATCACCCATAGTTTTGATTCCTTTTAGCAGTTTGGATTACTAGCATCATCGCTTTAAAGAATAAGCAAGTTATTGAAATTGATGAGTACGTTTATAGAAGTTTATTGTATACGTGAAAGATAGACAATTTCGGATGGGATATACACGATGGATGTGGATGTCAAAGGAACGAGTCTTGATAACGTGAGATGACTTCGAGTTTAAGTTACTCGATTTGGACATGGTCAAAGAAATGTGTATTTACATTGTTGAAAAAGTAAATTGTATGTAGAATATGGGTCCATCAAAAGGTTGAAGTTATCTTAGATAGACTAGTATAGGGTTCAAATACATTAAAATGGAAAAAGATGAACGATAACTTTTTTTTTTTAAGAATTTTAAATTTATTCAGTTCAAAAACTTTTGTACAACCTAATGCTATTTTGTGTAGAAAATATGCCTATAGAAACTTATAGAAACTTTTAAAAGGAAAAAATGAAAGAATCATCTACTCCCAAACCATATCTCCATGGCTTTTTCATGTCTGCCTCCCGCTTGCTTTCGTAAGGAAGAGATCATGTTTCTAATCATCTTATCCAAATGACTAAGAAGGCGAGCAGTGGATTGATGGCTTTCTCCCACCCGGCGAGTGTTCCTCTCATGCCAAATAGCATGGGCTGTCGCTTGGAAATAGTAGCGGAAGAGGAAGTTTTGGTACTATCTTGTAGAAGTTTGGTACATGTACCTTAGAGTCGGCCGGCCTTATCTCCTTGTCTGGGATGGTTTCCTTAGTAACCTCGGATTTGGATTTTGATTATCATTCTCTGCACATTTGTTTTGTTTCCGAGGATTCTTTTCTTTTGGAACCTATTGGTCTACCACGTTTCATACGTTTTCTAGACTCTGTAGCAACTTGACTGTATCTCTTCTTGGACATCAAATTTGTTGGTGCTTTACAAGCTGGTTTATATATGACTTAGTCATTCTTTTTCGGGTCAGCAAATGTGTTTGGCATTTGATTAGCTAGCTTTGTAAATGTATAATCTTTGGACGTCTATTTCACATTCTTTAGTCCGAGGATCTTGCCAAGACATTGATGGTTGATTCCATTCTATTTCTTCTTCATATCTTAGCCCAATGGTTCCCCATTCCACATCTATGACACACTGATTTGGTCGAGCTTTGTGGTTTAAAGGATATACCATGGCCACTGCCTTCACCATGGCTCAAATTGGGTTGATACCCACGGCCTCTGCCATAGTGATTCCCATGGCCAAATGTGTTATAGTGGTCATGGCCACGTCCTTTCCACCCTCCACGGCCATGGCCGTGTGGTCTATCATTCTGGATATATTTACTCTTTTTTTCTGCGGCCTTATTGGTATCAGGTAATGGGGTTAATCCAGGGGGTCTCAATTCACTGTTTCTCATCAGTAATCCATTATTTTTTCCAGCTAGCAATAGACTCATCCACAGACTTATAGTCCTGGATTCTGGGATTCCTCCAGTCAAATAGGGCATTTGGTAATAACACCGTTCTTTGGTGATCATATCTCGATTTTTTTAACTCTGTCCAAAGGTCTAGAGGATTCTCTATAGTCAGATACTGATCTTTGAGACTCTTAATAAGATGATGGCTAATAATTAATATTGCCATGTATCAATCTTTGTCATTTGGCATTATCGCCTTTTGTGATTCATTCACTAAGTCCTTTGACTTTAGGATAAATTCAGTATTCAGTGTCCATTTCAAATAATTATCTCCTGAGAGATTTTAGGCAGCAAAATCCAAGTTGATTTTCGACATCTCAAATCATATATCAATGAATTTTAGATCTCATAAAATATTTAACATACAGCCATAAACAAGACATGCTATCAAGTCAATACATTTCTAATAAGAAAAAAGCCACACGGCCAAAGGTGATATAATGCAATAAGGCCACACGGCCAAAGTGATATATGATGCATAATAAGTCACACAGATTTATCAAGTAAGGGTATCGACCAAACAAGCAATTTCTATATGTTTTCATGTCGGCCATATGGTTATAATGCAAATCTAGCATACTGATTCTATATGTACAGGAGTGGAATTATGGAACCTCAATTAAAAACAATCAGATCATGCAAATGTGATAATAATCAAATCATGCGCATAACATAAACATGTTGGTCAGGGTGATATATGATGCAAACTGGCCACACGGCCAAGTAGATATGATGCACTCATTCTTAGCAATCAGATTCTATATGTGCAAGGGTAATATTAAAACATTCAATCAAGGTTTAGCAATTAATCAATCAGTTTCAGGTATGAGATTTAACTAGACTAACAATCAGATTCAATTAGGTTTTATCAAGACTATCAATTAGATCAATAATCAAAAATAATCAAACGGATTCAAGCATTATACAATTTAGGGTTTCGATCCAAAAATAGGGTTTCAATCATGAAAAACAAAAACAATCAGTTTCAAGGTTGATTCTATCAATTTTATTAATCAGTTTCATGGCTGATATTAGCAAGATGGAATCAAGCAATCTGATTTTAGGAATACGCTAATTAGGGTTTAGGGTTTCAATTCGAAATTAGGGTTTATCAATCAATCAGCTTCTAGCAAATAATCTTAAACCTCAGAACATTTGGCTATATCATGAAACTATCAACCTAATATAATATGAAACCTCAAAACATTCAATTCGGATTATGCAATACACGGATTCTATTTTAGGGTTTATCAATTCGAATTAGGGTTTATATTATAACAGATTCTAACATGCAATATTAAACCTCAAATCATTCAATCAGGTTATAAAAACTATCAATCCTAACTCACACGGATTTAAACCTCAAAGAAACATTCAATCAATCAAATAAAACAATTCATGCACACGCAATTTAGGGTTTACAGATTTTAGGGTTTCACTTTGAACTTTAGTTCATTCGATTCTGGGTTCTTAGAGTTTAGGCATACCATAAACCTTTGATGGGTTGAATGGACCACCAAGAGAACGAGCTTACGTGGACTGGTACAAACTGGAACCTTACGCGGACTGGTCCAAACTGTTTCCTTGCAGTCCGCGAGCTGAGATCGGGTACAAGTTGAGATCGAAAGTGATTAAGGTTTATCGATAGAGAGAGAGATCGATGGAGATTCAGATAGAGATCGAAAACTTAGCTTAGGTTGAGCTGATCGGGATCGTTGGTACGCGAGCTGGTACTTGCAGTCAAAGAACTCGTAGATCTGGAACAGTTTGATCACGGACTGGAACAGGCTGATCGTACAATATGGAATAGTTGAAGCGTACTGAAACTTGCAGAGATCAGTCCACAGATCGATCTTGTTGAGATCAGTGGTCAAATACAGATCAGGGTCATGATCAAAGAGAGGTGATCGATAGAGATTAGGGTTTTAGCAATGGAGAGAGATTTAGGGTTTATGGTCGATATTTTAGATTTGGATTTTAGAGATCAATCGTGCTGATAGCGTGTTGTGAAAGTAATGGAAAAGTCTATCTTTATTCATAACATAGAGGTTCCTTATATAGGAGATTACACCGTCATTGATAAATGGAAAGAGTACAAATCATAATACAACTAGGAAAAAGGAAAACATAAAGACATAAGGAAAAGGAAAAGCTGGCCAACGCTCTCTTTCTTGGGCCGCTGATGGTATAATCTCTTGGTTATGAGCCATCCACAATCTGGTTCATAACAGTTATTCATGAATATAAAAATGGCATGGCATTCTAAATTTTAAGAAAACTAATAGGCAGAATCCCTCGTGGAATTCTGCTTGCAACTTTCAATATTTTGATAACCTCTTAAAAAACAATGCAACCTTTCGATATTTTGATAACCTTTTAAAAAATCAATCCAACCTTTAAAATGAAAAGATACAATCTTTTAATATTTTTGTAACCTTTTAAGAATCAGTTGAACTTGAAGAGAAAAGACACAAGCTTTAAGATTAATTATAATACCTATAAAAACACATAACCTTTCAATATTAATTCTTTGAAATTAATTGAGATTGCTTTCATTTTGAAACAGTACTTATATAAAAAGTCACAATTTTTCATTTTAAATACTCACAACTTTTAAAATGAACCCATAACTTTTCAACTTAATTGGAATTCACAATCTTTAGAATTAATTGAAATTGCCAAAGTTTAATTCAGATAAAAAATCTCTAAACAAGTTTTATTTAATGAACTAGATTTCTTATTTAATGAGCATTTAATGAACTAGACTATCCATCTATATTATTGGTTTAGAGATTTCTAAATTGGAAGGATTTGTTCTTGAAAATCATAAAATACAATAAAATTACGTAAAAAATTATACTTCAAATGCTCACAATCAGCACTTTAAACAAATTATAAAAAAATAAGTAAGCTTTGTTTTAATTTTCTTTTTAGCATTAAAAATCCTTGTTATAACATGTATATTTGATGTTACTATAACATATTTAGAAAAAAAAATATTTTAATATTAAAATAATAAAATATTAAATAGACAATTGTATAAACCGACATTTTCATGTTTATGAGAACTACATCTGATTTCATTATCCTAAATCATTCTATGTAATTCTTTTTTAGTTCATTTTTATATTATGCTAAAAAATTCCTAGCATTTTTGATTAATCTACATAATCGTTCTATCTACAACTTGATACCCACACTTTTTAGTATATAAACATATTATTCAAAAAAACATTAGTGAACGTGTGGTCAAATAAAAATATTAGGAAAATAAAATAGTAGTATAAATTTAAGAATGTTTTATGAAGCCAAATTGTTGGAGGCCTCGAATCACACCACTACCTCTGCCCTGAACAACCTTCTTTGTTAATTCAGCTGCGTCAGGGAGTTCTTGGGGCGTGGTTCTTAACGGAATATAAGAACACGTCTCTTAAATTTTAATCAAAAAAACTAAGAACCGGTTTTTAAATCTCTTATTTAAGAGCCGGTTCTTAAATCTCTTATTTAAAAACCGGTTCTTAGCTTTTTTAGTTGAAAGTTAAGACACGGGTTCTTATATTCCGCTAAGAACTTCACCCTAAAAAGTTTCCCTTAATCATGCTCTTACTCAAACTACTAACTAAGGCATGTCCCGATTTGGGTCAAGTCCAGTAAAATATTGGTTTTGGTTCCCAAATTTTTTTTGATATTTTTTACATGAAATTAAGGCTTCAAATTATGGAAATTTTTTTTTATAAGTGTTCTTAAGAAATATTTATGGTCTCCAAATGTTCAGATGCATTGCATATATCCCAAAGAATACAAGTTTAATTCCTTTTTAGAGAAAAAACACAAATAAAGCATAATTGGAAAAACAAAAATAGCAAAAAAACAGAGAAACCCACGACACAAAAAAAAAAAAAAAAAAAAAAAAAATCAAGAATCTGCATTGTGTTGCAGAAGCGACACTATATATAGCCTTTCATTTTCTTAATCTTCCGTTGAATCAGACCAGCATTCTAGATTTTCGGATAAGCCCTGATAGCTTTCTTGCCGAACAACTACATGGTTCAGGACTCGGGAGAAGCTACTAGAGATGAGCAGAGAGACACAAGAAGCAAAGATCAGAAGTTTATGTAAGAAGATACCCTGTTCGGTAACAGACCCGTTTTCTAAGTAATAACAGAATCAGACACCTTTTATAACTTTATAAGCAAAACTTAACAAACATTTAAACCCCGACTATACAAAAACCATCATAACTCTACAACAATAACACGTACAATACTATTAAATATAGACATGGTTTTAAATACAGACATGGTTCAGTATAATTTGCTATACAATGTTCTAAGGGTTTAAGAGAGAGCTGCCTTCTTTGAAAAGCACAAAGATGCTTCCGCCATCGCCTCTCGAGATCCGAAGGTCTTTGTCAAGATAAGTAGTGAGCAGCCACGACTGGGCTCTGTCTGCAGGCAAAGAGAATTTCAGTGGTGGTTGGCTTGAAATGGTTCTAGCCACTGAAGAAGCCGTGTCCTGGACAGATGTGAGTAATCCTCTGATGGGGTTGAGATCGATTTTCTGACCAAGAACCTCCACGGATTCAGGGATTTCAATTGAATCCGTTAGCTGAGGAGTCCCGATAACACCTTGCTCAAACTTGATCTGCAAGCAAACAAAACAAAAACCTCAATTAGGTTATGCAAAACTCGGACATTTGTAGTTATAGGTGATCTTATAAAATTATTTATTGTAATAATTCTAATAATTCATAATGATCAGTATTGAAGATAATCCGATTAGAACCTGGACGCGCATAGGACTTTGGACTTCGAACTTAGCATTGGTGCTAAACGATGTCGTGGCAAGCGGACCAGCGAACCGTACAGAGTTTTGTACGGTGAAGCTGTCGGAGTCAATGGTCTGTGAGATCTCATCCACTTTGACCAACGGTGAGATTCTACGTGAGAGCAACGGGAACAGACCAACGAACGATGTGTAACTGCAAGGAGAAACATTCAGGATTAAAGTTCTTGACGTGGCATGATGCTTCACTATCTAACTTAAATCACGTGATTAATAATATTAAGTAGGATAAGACCAACCGGGTGAGTTTATTTGTATATATTATCGATAGTTTTTTTATATATTTGATCATTTTATTTGTATATATAAAATATTTCTTGTTGTTATTATATAATTTCTTTCCGATGGATCGGATCAATTTTTATTAAAAATAATGGAACAAAACTATAATTAATACATCATGGGTTGATCGGATTGGACATTAAACAAATTATGACATAAAAACCTTATTTTTTTCATCAAACACATTCTTGAAAAAAGAGAACAGTATTGTTTT
It encodes:
- the LOC106312985 gene encoding probable plastid-lipid-associated protein 1, chloroplastic, with amino-acid sequence MATVPLFTQFPCKTQVPTSSNSKLQSKSPTLVTVNPINRRTEARTAVHRPEFKVRVSDVNDEWGPDSSERGSNVSVAEKEAEEAIESVEETERLKRSLADSLYGTDRGLSASSETRAEISELITQLESKNPNPAPNEALFLLSGKWILAYTSFVGLFPLLSRRISPLVKVDEISQTIDSDSFTVQNSVRFAGPLATTSFSTNAKFEVQSPMRVQIKFEQGVIGTPQLTDSIEIPESVEVLGQKIDLNPIRGLLTSVQDTASSVARTISSQPPLKFSLPADRAQSWLLTTYLDKDLRISRGDGGSIFVLFKEGSSLLNP
- the LOC106314616 gene encoding uncharacterized protein LOC106314616 yields the protein MVERAVQSYRRRRHITTVLLQIEQEILRLRALGLSQQDDMALWKRENDVFQQGFESSQTWNLIRAQSPHVPWFKGISFKEATLKFSFLTWLAVHNRLSTGDRILKWNPQAFSTCWLCKAATETRDHLFFDFSFSKEVWIVTIRGLAGVGVPAQWSVLLQRLVTGLQDSTKTSSSATDSPCYLA